Proteins encoded in a region of the Roseomonas haemaphysalidis genome:
- a CDS encoding 3-isopropylmalate dehydratase large subunit, whose protein sequence is MPTLFDKIWDSHVVGVREDGRVLVYVDRNVIHDLHAPHAFGKLRAAGRAARRPELTVAVTDHTVDTRPNRTAASNPQATASLAATRAGAEDFGLHLIGLDSPVQGIVHVVSPELGIALPGSTVACPDSHACTVGGIGALGLATGTTELVHVLATQTLALHKPKQMRITLEGALAPGVTAKDLILFLIGHYGSTLARGHAVEFAGPVARALPVEARLTLCNMITELGGRTGLVAPDETVFAWLEGRPCAPTGPELAAARTAWRDLATDAEAVFDHDLSVDCSALEPQITWGIDPTHVIGISGHVPDPALAAPEDREALGRALAYMQLAPGQPIAGLPVDRVFIGSCTNARLSDLQAAAALLDGRRVAPGVEAAVVPGSSAVKQEAERLGLHRMFLDAGFEWRESGCSMCAGVNGDEGRSGQRIVSTTNRNFAGRQGAGVMTHLASPAMAVAAALSGHIADPRARAPR, encoded by the coding sequence ATGCCGACGCTCTTCGACAAGATCTGGGACAGCCACGTGGTGGGGGTGCGGGAAGACGGGCGCGTGCTGGTGTATGTGGACCGCAACGTGATCCACGACCTGCACGCCCCGCACGCCTTCGGCAAGCTGCGCGCCGCCGGCCGGGCGGCGCGGCGGCCTGAACTGACCGTGGCGGTCACCGACCACACGGTGGACACGCGGCCGAACCGCACGGCCGCGAGCAACCCCCAGGCCACCGCCTCGCTGGCCGCGACGCGCGCGGGGGCCGAGGATTTCGGCCTGCACCTGATCGGGCTGGACAGCCCGGTGCAGGGCATCGTGCATGTGGTGTCGCCCGAACTCGGCATCGCCTTGCCGGGCAGCACGGTGGCTTGCCCGGACAGCCACGCCTGCACGGTGGGCGGCATCGGCGCGCTGGGGCTGGCCACCGGCACCACGGAGCTGGTGCATGTGCTCGCCACCCAGACCCTGGCACTGCACAAGCCAAAGCAGATGCGCATCACGCTGGAAGGGGCGCTGGCCCCGGGCGTGACGGCCAAGGACCTGATCCTCTTTCTGATCGGTCACTACGGCAGCACGCTGGCGCGCGGCCATGCGGTGGAATTCGCCGGCCCCGTCGCCCGCGCCCTGCCGGTCGAGGCACGGCTGACCCTGTGCAACATGATCACCGAGCTGGGCGGCCGCACCGGCCTGGTGGCACCGGACGAGACGGTCTTCGCCTGGCTGGAAGGCCGGCCCTGCGCGCCCACCGGCCCGGAGCTCGCCGCCGCCCGCACCGCTTGGCGCGACCTGGCGACCGATGCCGAGGCGGTGTTCGACCACGACCTTTCGGTGGATTGCAGCGCGTTGGAGCCACAGATCACCTGGGGCATCGACCCCACCCACGTGATCGGCATCTCCGGCCATGTGCCGGACCCCGCGCTGGCGGCACCGGAAGACCGCGAGGCCCTGGGGCGGGCGCTCGCCTACATGCAGCTGGCGCCGGGACAGCCGATCGCCGGGTTGCCGGTGGACCGGGTCTTCATCGGCTCCTGCACCAATGCCCGGCTGAGCGACCTGCAGGCCGCCGCCGCCCTGCTGGACGGCCGGCGGGTGGCGCCGGGGGTGGAGGCCGCCGTGGTGCCCGGCTCCTCCGCCGTGAAGCAGGAGGCCGAGCGGCTGGGCTTGCATCGCATGTTCCTCGACGCCGGCTTCGAATGGCGCGAGTCCGGCTGCTCCATGTGCGCCGGCGTCAATGGCGACGAGGGGCGCTCGGGGCAACGCATCGTTTCCACCACCAACCGCAACTTCGCGGGGCGCCAGGGGGCGGGCGTGATGACGCACCTGGCCAGCCCGGCCATGGCGGTCGCCGCCGCGCTGTCGGGCCATATCGCCGACCCGCGCGCCCGGGCGCCCCGCTGA
- a CDS encoding GntR family transcriptional regulator, with translation MPDALPDHDPDLRAAAPRSESRSDFVRDALERMIMSGELAPGERLNELALAARLGVSRGPLREAMRGLQQEGLVAGDAGQRGMSVRRLDATELAELYDARALLQGFTCALAARRATPAQQRDLEARLTALEDALRGGDTAAYYRLNLEFHEAMLQAAAHQRGAAMYRALLKESHPLRRTMLETPENRDASHLEHRQMVEAIRSGDAEAARRAGEAHVLSGKARWLRTLSG, from the coding sequence ATGCCTGACGCCTTGCCCGACCACGATCCCGACCTTCGCGCGGCCGCCCCACGCAGCGAGTCCCGTTCCGACTTCGTGCGCGATGCGCTGGAGCGAATGATCATGTCCGGCGAATTGGCCCCAGGCGAAAGGCTCAACGAACTGGCGCTGGCCGCGCGCCTTGGCGTGTCGCGCGGCCCGCTGCGGGAGGCGATGCGCGGCCTGCAGCAGGAAGGGCTCGTGGCGGGCGACGCCGGCCAGCGCGGCATGAGCGTGCGCCGGCTGGACGCCACGGAACTCGCGGAACTCTACGACGCCCGCGCGTTGCTGCAGGGCTTCACCTGCGCGCTGGCGGCACGGCGCGCGACGCCGGCGCAGCAGCGCGACCTGGAAGCGCGGCTGACGGCGCTGGAAGATGCGCTACGCGGCGGGGATACCGCGGCCTACTACCGCCTCAACCTCGAGTTCCACGAGGCGATGCTGCAGGCCGCGGCGCATCAGCGTGGCGCCGCCATGTACCGCGCGTTGCTGAAGGAAAGCCACCCGCTGCGCCGCACCATGCTGGAAACGCCGGAAAACCGCGATGCCAGCCACCTGGAGCACCGCCAGATGGTGGAAGCGATCCGCAGCGGCGATGCCGAAGCGGCGCGGCGGGCCGGGGAAGCGCATGTGCTGTCCGGCAAGGCGCGGTGGCTGCGAACGCTGTCTGGCTAA
- a CDS encoding Bug family tripartite tricarboxylate transporter substrate binding protein: MIHRRALLGGGMGLALAAPALAQGSAAYPDRPIKITVGFAPGGSTDTVTRMMAPKLGALLGQPVVVDNRPGGSGNVATSTTVRAAADGYNLLMGTISALAINPSMFTDLGFDPATDLAPIGMAVDIQSVLVVPADRPWRSVAELVAAAKAKPDTLSYSSSGIGGAGHLSGALLDHLAGIRTVHVAYRGGGPAMTDLISGKIDYSFATAPNALPMIEAGRLRALAVPTEQRLPELPDVPTVAETLPGFAVANWYALVGPKGLPAPIVQKLNAALRETLRDPEVKALLVAHGATPTPSTPEELGRFIRSETAKWRPIVQATGAKPE, translated from the coding sequence ATGATCCATCGGCGCGCGCTGCTGGGCGGCGGAATGGGCCTCGCCCTCGCCGCCCCGGCCCTGGCGCAGGGCTCCGCGGCCTATCCGGACCGCCCCATCAAGATCACGGTCGGCTTCGCCCCCGGCGGTTCCACCGACACGGTGACGCGCATGATGGCACCGAAGCTCGGCGCCCTGCTGGGCCAGCCGGTGGTGGTGGACAACCGCCCGGGCGGCAGCGGCAACGTGGCCACCAGCACCACGGTGCGGGCGGCGGCCGATGGCTACAACCTCTTGATGGGCACCATCTCGGCGCTGGCCATCAACCCCAGCATGTTCACCGACCTGGGCTTCGACCCCGCCACGGATCTGGCGCCGATCGGCATGGCCGTGGACATCCAGAGCGTGCTGGTGGTGCCGGCGGACCGGCCCTGGCGCAGCGTGGCCGAGCTGGTGGCCGCCGCCAAGGCCAAGCCGGATACGCTGAGCTACAGCTCTTCGGGCATTGGCGGGGCGGGGCACCTGTCCGGCGCGCTGCTGGACCACCTGGCCGGCATCCGCACCGTGCACGTGGCTTACCGCGGCGGCGGGCCGGCGATGACGGACCTGATCAGCGGCAAGATCGACTATTCCTTCGCGACCGCGCCCAATGCCCTGCCGATGATCGAGGCCGGGCGCCTGCGCGCCCTGGCCGTGCCGACGGAGCAGCGCCTGCCGGAGCTGCCGGACGTGCCGACCGTCGCGGAAACGCTGCCGGGCTTCGCCGTCGCCAACTGGTATGCGCTGGTCGGGCCCAAGGGGCTGCCCGCGCCCATCGTTCAGAAGCTGAACGCCGCCCTCCGCGAAACGCTGCGGGACCCGGAGGTCAAGGCCCTGCTGGTGGCGCATGGCGCCACACCCACGCCCTCCACGCCGGAGGAGCTGGGACGCTTCATCCGCAGCGAAACCGCCAAGTGGCGGCCCATCGTGCAGGCCACCGGCGCGAAGCCGGAATAG
- a CDS encoding MBL fold metallo-hydrolase, whose protein sequence is MNNHHAQCGGHPADAEAFGRSGTLPRAITPDCLWTGRCLASSVPDMHAHYSLYLLKGSAKTVLVDTGHPIHWEAVKRDVDAFLDGRPLDYIFPTHSELPHSGLLERWMREFPEAVAVGDMRDYALYHPTLEHRFRQVSPGDTLDLGDRHFLFLPPVWRDLPDTLWAFDTKDRILFLSDACAYFHAHVPGQCDHLSSEIAPPDIAMMQDFNDKALHWPKFTDSTPSFPEMDELVARLRPRLLAGAHGCVVDTPAQTLPLFKQGIAMGPVAA, encoded by the coding sequence ATGAACAATCACCACGCCCAATGCGGCGGACATCCCGCGGATGCGGAGGCATTCGGCCGCAGCGGCACGCTGCCCCGCGCCATCACGCCGGATTGCCTGTGGACCGGGCGGTGCCTCGCCAGCAGCGTGCCGGACATGCATGCGCATTATTCGCTGTACCTGCTGAAAGGCAGCGCGAAGACGGTGCTGGTCGATACCGGCCACCCCATCCACTGGGAGGCCGTGAAGCGCGATGTCGACGCGTTTCTCGACGGGCGGCCACTGGACTACATCTTTCCAACCCATAGCGAGTTGCCGCATTCCGGGCTGCTGGAACGCTGGATGCGCGAATTCCCGGAGGCCGTGGCGGTGGGCGACATGCGCGACTATGCGCTCTACCACCCCACACTGGAGCATCGGTTTCGCCAAGTTTCGCCCGGCGATACGCTGGACCTTGGCGACCGCCACTTTCTGTTCCTGCCGCCCGTGTGGCGCGACCTGCCGGACACGCTGTGGGCCTTCGACACCAAGGACCGCATCCTGTTCCTGTCGGATGCCTGCGCCTACTTCCACGCCCATGTGCCCGGTCAGTGCGACCACCTGAGCAGCGAGATCGCGCCGCCCGACATCGCCATGATGCAGGACTTCAACGACAAGGCGCTGCACTGGCCGAAGTTCACCGACAGCACGCCCAGCTTTCCGGAGATGGACGAGCTCGTTGCCCGCCTGCGCCCGCGCCTGCTGGCCGGCGCGCATGGCTGCGTGGTGGACACGCCGGCGCAGACCCTGCCGCTGTTCAAGCAGGGCATCGCCATGGGGCCCGTGGCCGCGTGA
- a CDS encoding isocitrate lyase/PEP mutase family protein has translation MTHPGHRLRALLDAPEILVLPGVQDALSARLAAQHGFGAVVAGGNAATGTLLGAADLGQLGLRDFADHYGRIAAATDLPVLVDADTGFGGPHNVARMVRAFEQAGIAGFFMEDQVTPKRCGYLSGKAVVPVREQLGKLAAALDARRDPALVICARTDALGVEGLDAALERAALFREAGADMVFVQGADDSATLRAACAAVPGPHLANVSQASGRPGLSAAECQAAGAAAVMFPMAALLAALQAMDRLFATLRQTGRVQAGGDALLPFARYNALTGLDALVAAEDAYAARAEAVQARRAGGEP, from the coding sequence GTGACACATCCCGGACACCGCCTGCGCGCGCTGCTCGACGCACCCGAGATCCTGGTGCTGCCCGGCGTGCAGGACGCGCTGTCCGCCCGGCTGGCGGCGCAGCACGGCTTCGGCGCCGTGGTGGCCGGCGGCAATGCCGCGACCGGAACGCTGCTGGGCGCCGCCGACCTCGGCCAGCTCGGCCTGCGCGACTTCGCCGACCATTACGGGCGCATCGCGGCGGCGACCGACCTGCCCGTGCTGGTGGATGCCGACACCGGCTTCGGCGGGCCGCACAACGTGGCGCGCATGGTGCGCGCCTTCGAGCAGGCGGGCATCGCCGGCTTCTTCATGGAAGATCAGGTGACACCGAAGCGCTGCGGCTACCTCAGCGGCAAGGCGGTGGTGCCAGTGCGCGAGCAGCTCGGCAAGCTGGCCGCGGCGCTGGACGCGCGGCGCGACCCGGCGCTGGTGATCTGCGCCCGCACCGACGCGCTGGGCGTCGAGGGTCTGGACGCCGCGCTGGAGCGTGCCGCGCTGTTCCGCGAAGCCGGGGCCGACATGGTGTTCGTGCAGGGCGCGGACGACTCCGCGACATTGCGCGCCGCCTGCGCGGCGGTGCCCGGCCCACATCTGGCCAATGTGTCGCAGGCCAGCGGGCGCCCCGGCCTGTCCGCCGCCGAATGCCAGGCGGCCGGCGCGGCGGCGGTGATGTTCCCGATGGCAGCGCTGCTGGCCGCGCTCCAGGCCATGGACCGCCTGTTCGCGACCTTGCGGCAGACCGGACGGGTGCAGGCGGGCGGCGATGCCCTGTTGCCCTTTGCCCGCTACAACGCCCT
- the leuD gene encoding 3-isopropylmalate dehydratase small subunit: protein MRRFEPVSGTAALLPQDDIDTDQILPASHMRGSNVDYGAGLFANWRRDPDFVLNQPRFAATRMLVAGRNFGCGSTREHAAWALDGFGIRVLFARSFGEVFRENCLRNAILPVTLAEAAHAALSAAVAAADGAPGFRVDLAAQRATGPGGFALGFEVAPVERIALLEGLDDIGLTLRSGEAIATFEAAQRASRPWLQQMARPGWNSRVAGGGDGA from the coding sequence ATGCGCCGCTTCGAGCCGGTCAGCGGCACCGCCGCCCTGCTGCCGCAGGATGACATCGACACGGACCAGATCCTGCCCGCCTCGCACATGCGCGGCAGCAACGTCGATTACGGCGCCGGGCTCTTTGCCAATTGGCGGCGGGACCCGGACTTCGTGCTGAACCAGCCGCGCTTCGCGGCAACGCGCATGCTGGTCGCCGGCCGCAACTTCGGCTGCGGCAGCACGCGCGAGCACGCGGCCTGGGCACTGGATGGCTTTGGCATCCGCGTGCTGTTCGCCCGCAGCTTCGGCGAGGTGTTCCGTGAGAACTGCCTGCGCAATGCCATCCTGCCGGTGACGCTGGCGGAGGCGGCGCATGCCGCGCTGTCCGCCGCAGTCGCCGCCGCCGACGGCGCGCCCGGCTTTCGCGTCGATCTCGCCGCGCAGCGCGCGACGGGACCCGGCGGCTTCGCGCTCGGCTTCGAGGTGGCGCCGGTGGAACGCATCGCGCTGCTGGAAGGGCTGGATGACATTGGCCTGACGCTGCGCTCGGGCGAAGCCATCGCCACTTTCGAGGCGGCGCAGCGCGCCTCGCGTCCCTGGCTGCAACAGATGGCCCGGCCCGGTTGGAACAGCCGCGTCGCCGGCGGGGGAGACGGCGCGTGA